Part of the Actinomyces howellii genome, TGGTCACCGACTGGACCGAGAAGACCATCGTCAGGCCCAGGGTGAGCAGGGTGAGCGTGGCGATGAGCAGGGAGTAGTAGGTCAGGGTCGAGCGGTCGCCCTCGATCGGGCCGTCCGGCCCGGTCAGCCGTTGCCACCGGTCGGCGATCGACCCCGGTCGGGGGACCCGGGGCCGTGTCGTCGTCCCCCGCGCGGGTCCCGGCTCGGAGGCCGGCATCAGTCCTCCTCCTGGTCGGCAGGTGCCGTGCCTGCGGACCCGGTGACGTGCTCGAGGGCGGCACGGGTGAACAGCTCACCCCGCTCGGCGTAGGAGCTGAACTGGTCCCACGAGGCGCAGGCAGGGGCGAGCATGACGGTGTCCCCCGGGCGGGCCATGGCACCGGCTGCGGCGACAGCGGCGTCAGCCACCTCGCGGGCCGAGCCGTGAGGGACCCGGGTGACGGGCAGCCCGGGGGCCTGCTCAGCCAGCGCCGCCACGACCCCGGCCTGGTCGGCCCCGATGACGACCGCGCCGCGCAGCACCGGTCGCACGGCGCGGACGAGGTCGGTCAGGTCGGCTCCCTTGGCGTCTCCCCCGACGATCCACACGCCGGTGCCCGGGGGCAGGGAGCCCAGGGCCGCCTGGGCCGCGTGCGGGTTCGTCGCCTTGGAGTCGTCCACCCAGGTCACCCCGCCGCCCTGCGCGACGGTCGCCTGACGGTGCGCCCCGGGGGTGAAGGCACGCAGCCCCCGGGCCACGGCCGTCGGGTCGGCCGCCACGGCGTCATGGGCCAGGGCGAGAGCGGCGGCCGCCAGGGCGTCGGCCACGACGTGGGGCGCCAGGCGCCCGACCTCCCCCCCGGGGGCCAGGTGCGCGAGGTCCTCCAGGGTCGCCAGCTCCACGCCCGTGCGCAGGCGGTCGTCGTGGTGGGCGCGGTCGACCAGGACGTCCTCGACCATCCCGACCTGGCCCAGGGCCGGGACCGCGAGGGTGAAGCCGACCGCCCGGCAGCCCTCGACGACCTCAGCGGCCTCGACCATGCGCTCGGTAGCCGGGTCGGCGACGTTGTAGACGGCCGCCCGCCTCGTGCGGGCGTAGACCCGGGCCTTGTCGGCCGCGTAGGCCTCGAAGCCCCCGTGCCAGTCGAGGTGGTCCGGCGCCAGGTTGAGGCAGGCCGAGGCCAGGGGCGACAGGGAACGGGTCGTGTGGAGCTGGAAGC contains:
- the murD gene encoding UDP-N-acetylmuramoyl-L-alanine--D-glutamate ligase; the protein is MTSTLTSLDRLDGALVGVVGAGTTGLAVLDALDGLGARSHLLDTRPEAVAGLGGRVEASTVGDAPALAAALEGLGADLLIVSPGVPATGPVLRAARRAGIEVWSEIELAWRLQQERDPSVPWIVLTGTDGKTTTVGMLAAILSVAGLSAPAVGNIGVPAVTTVREGRAQAMAVELSSFQLHTTRSLSPLASACLNLAPDHLDWHGGFEAYAADKARVYARTRRAAVYNVADPATERMVEAAEVVEGCRAVGFTLAVPALGQVGMVEDVLVDRAHHDDRLRTGVELATLEDLAHLAPGGEVGRLAPHVVADALAAAALALAHDAVAADPTAVARGLRAFTPGAHRQATVAQGGGVTWVDDSKATNPHAAQAALGSLPPGTGVWIVGGDAKGADLTDLVRAVRPVLRGAVVIGADQAGVVAALAEQAPGLPVTRVPHGSAREVADAAVAAAGAMARPGDTVMLAPACASWDQFSSYAERGELFTRAALEHVTGSAGTAPADQEED